A window of the Microplitis mediator isolate UGA2020A chromosome 5, iyMicMedi2.1, whole genome shotgun sequence genome harbors these coding sequences:
- the LOC130668284 gene encoding centrosomin isoform X1 codes for MFFGGSTFSYGRISPTSPTRSNNWTSVVSPFKNTQMPALPDISLNQSCINGTNSKSPGKAHPSGGRTMKDYEDQLSALQKENFQLKLRVFFLEERMGIVGLGTSDEDNIKKNIELQVENEALKKEIQEKQELLSQAARAFELHEEQKEEANRNQELYEQSLENERQRIEQLQRELEEYKEKMVDPSIYFNETLGITPESAIENKEKLLQMEELVESLEADVKQLTASLEEERSWGQELETERDDLRIRVEEEIRSREKLAADKDQDIESLREKIKELEEEAFKRESVAQQYKTELAEKERVIKEKILMLEEKSRACEELAAIADKRKKQVDQLRTSVKSRDDALVDSNNKYRTLLNQFENNRRLSPPGSPSTLEDLQSFRSSYRSSQILSPTRSCISPYDWDSAKERIKSPLSLSLSKSPSQSTVIDREIKDLKKQLEERDQELSKQEDAKKQLVLKLCNVQQSNEQTEKELQKLKTDHEKALTMIREFINRQHRLEEKQKHKEHKIAELQHELKKSSESSRTKKSGHVTVRRDLEYDLPDDSDSQSHQQRFEDMETKINDLRYEISSIKAEKSELEQQIHHESEELRQELGVKQQQIEVLMTERDQLATLLKEQQEKIAELQSESSALAHLEEIHSKSLEIDSLNRELSVKNAEIEEQNIKIEALARDLQVKTHNLQQLVNTELWSKNKEIAKLHNLTANSRQKLSLSPSSSSVTQDPGSQLDVLVKELNDLGIAVKFDNDSVQINYINNNNNDQSTDVKVLKEYVTKLIKQKSDLEKEVDSLTWFKLLSKPETSDTSLQIESRNAREYCELLRTHLKGLVKFMKEILKSTDYNEDDEHKKIIIDFLASSKILSEDLVHALEDVPLTLNDLCICQEGQELIKSQTEMIVEEIKHQGIHESAQSDSETFSEPDRIVSLARIGLQDVYPKVRGRLGHGKFSKSFSDSEDSLDYVPCHKTYQMDVNEAGSGNPVQVLQDTNNILRAELNDLKNELAKRADSAEDKLLPIISRLESSQSYCEKLYGLFEERERKNGQDGNYGKKDKRKMQMMMEKKMLDMESMAVEIAKQKNELMQYQEVNEKKINEMILTLNAENDALRAKLKKLEEENETARGSVGALTQDLDRLTLAHSQVLVENTKLTNDKLRLEQEMRKMETRYDASLRGLQEKFEKEIAELSCMNETHRQRMQDLEAANKELRRRLVVESSDSAPSSSGVSSVPEAKSDDILQEFHSYSSHYWLPISYPSSGRSKSSCSPDLGIESDAAVSIRPLKDTLKITESMSNLLSDEEVNCNNRTLRDLDRESPLHTEGGLNYSLDEVETLKQENEALKKRLMKTRRALEDTFEHLSASNKNKKNVEKAITKQLMITKSILKKTRTYEEPFEK; via the exons atgttttttggtGGTAGTACATTTTCTTACGGACGTATCAGTCCAACATCACCCACTAGATCAAATAATTGGACTAGTGTCGTCAGTCCATTTAAAAA tacgCAGATGCCCGCATTGCCTGACATTTCGCTGAACCAATCATGTATAAATG gcacaaattcaaagtCGCCGGGCAAAGCCCATCCGTCTGGCGGCAGAACAATGAAAGATTATGAAGACCAGCTGAGTGCATTGCAgaaggaaaattttcaattgaaattacgggttttttttctcgaagaaCGGATGGGAATCGTCGGTCTCGGGACTTCGGATGAAGACaacatcaaaaaaaatatcgagcTACAG GTCGAAAATGAAGCGCTGAAGAAAGAAATCCAAGAGAAGCAAGAGCTTCTAAGTCAGGCAGCCAGAGCTTTTGAATTACATGAGGAGCAGAAAGAAGAAGCCAATCGGAATCAAGAATTGTACGAACAATCTCTGGAGAATGAGAGGCAACGAATAGAACAACTTCAAAGGG AATTGGAAgaatacaaagaaaaaatggTCGATCCGTCGATTTATTTCAACGAGACATTGGGAATTACTCCAGAGTCAGCTATCGAGAACAAGGAAAAATTACTGCAGATGGAGGAATTGGTCGAATCTCTTGAAGCtgat GTAAAACAATTAACGGCGAGTTTGGAAGAGGAGAGATCGTGGGGTCAAGAGTTAGAAACAGAGCGCGACGACTTGCGCATCAGGGTAGAAGAAGAAATAAGATCCCGTGAAAAACTAGCGGCGGACAAAGACCAAGACATTGAAAGCCTGCGtgagaaaataaaagagtTAGAAGAGGAGGCTTTCAAACGCGAGAGTGTCGCCCAGCAGTACAAGACCGAGCTTGCAGAAAAGGAACGtgtgataaaagaaaaaattcttatgcTCGAAGAAAAATCTCGCGCCTGCGAAGAACTCGCGGCCATCGCGGATAAACGCAAGAAACAAGTCGATCAATTGAGAACTTCTGTTAAATCACGCGACGACGCTCTCGTCGACTCTAATAACAAATATCGCACCCTACTCAATCAG TTTGAAAACAACCGTCGCCTATCACCGCCCGGTAGCCCGTCAACATTAGAAGATCTCCAGTCATTTAGATCCAGTTATCGATCAAGTCAAATCTTATCCCCAACAAGATCCTGTATCAGTCCATACGACTGGGACAGCGCCAAAGAAAGAATAAAATCACCGCTGTCGCTATCGCTATCGAAATCCCCATCCCAGTCGACTGTAATTGATAGAGAAATAAAGGATTTGAAAAAG cAATTAGAAGAACGTGACCAAGAGTTAAGTAAACAAGAAGATGCCAAGAAACAATTGGTCTTGAAGCTCTGCAATGTCCAGCAGTCAAACGAGCAGACGGAAAAAGAACTGCAGAAACTTAAAACCGATCACGAGAAAGCGCTGACGATGATCCGCGAGTTCATAAACCGGCAGCACCGGCTCGAGGAAAAACAAAAACACAAAGAGCACAAAATCGCCGAGCTGCAACACGAGCTGAAGAAAAGCTCCGAGTCCTCGAGGACTAAAAAGTCGGGTCACGTTACCGTCAGGAGAGATCTCGAGTACGATCTGCCCGACGACTCCGACAGCCAATCCCACCAG caaCGATTCGAGGATatggaaacaaaaataaatgatttgcgGTACGAGATATCCAGCATCAAAGCTGAAAAATCCGAGTTAGAGCAGCAGATTCACCATGAATCAGAG GAATTAAGACAAGAGCTCGGCGTGAAGCAGCAGCAAATAGAAGTTCTAATGACTGAGCGAGATCAATTGGCCACTTTGCTGAAAGAGCAGCAGGAAAAAATAGCCGAGCTGCAGAGCGAGTCGTCTGCTCTCGCTCACCTCGAAGAGATCCACAGCAAGAGCTTGGAAATAGACTCGCTTAACCGGGAGCTGTCAGTCAAGAACGCCGAGATCGAGGAGCAGAATATTAAAATCGAGGCACTGGCCCGCGACTTGCAGGTCAAGACCCACAACCTGCAGCAGCTGGTCAACACCGAGCTCTGGAGCAAGAACAAGGAAATCGCGAAGCTCCACAACCTGACTGCCAACTCCCGGCAAAAGCTGTCCCTCTCCCCGTCGTCTTCGTCGGTAACTCAGGACCCTGGGTCGCAGTTGGATGTCCTGGTAAAGGAACTAAATGACCTGGGGATCGCTGTCAAGTTCGACAACGACTcagtacaaataaattatataaataataataataatgaccaGTCGACGGACGTAAAAGTACTCAAGGAATACGTGACGAAattgataaaacaaaagtccGATTTGGAAAAAGAAGTCGACTCCCTCACGTGGTTCAAATTATTATCGAAGCCCGAGACCAGTGATACCAGTTTGCAAATCGAGTCGCGAAATGCTCGCGAGTACTGCGAATTACTTCGTACTCATTTGAAAGGTCtagttaaatttatgaaagaaATACTCAAGTCTACGGACTACAACGAGGACGACgagcacaaaaaaataataattgacttTCTTGCCAGTTCTAAAATACTCTCCGAGGACCTGGTGCACGCTCTAGAAGACGTTCCGCTGACTCTGAACGACCTGTGCATATGCCAAGAAGGCCAGGAGTTGATTAAAAGTCAAACCGAAATGATCGTCGAGGAAATAAAGCACCAGGGGATCCACGAGTCCGCGCAGAGCGACTCGGAAACTTTTTCAGAGCCCGACAGAATTGTTTCGCTGGCGAGAATCGGCCTGCAAGACGTCTATCCCAAAGTCAGAGGCAGGTTGGGACATGGTAAGTTCAGCAAGAGCTTCAGCGACTCCGAGGACTCGCTAGATTACGTTCCGTGTCACAAAACTTATCAGATGGATGTTAATGAAGCGGGAAGCGGGAACCCGGTCCAGGTCCTGCAGGATACGAATAACATTTTGCGGGCTGAGCTGAATGACCTGAAGAACGAGTTGGCGAAGAGGGCGGACAGTGCGGAGGATAAACTTCTGCCGATAATCAGCAGGCTGGAGAGCTCGCAGAGTTACTGCGAAAAATTGTACGGGTTGTTTGAGGAAAGGGAGAGAAAGAATGGGCAGGACGGTAACTATGGAAAGAAGGACAAGCGGAAGATGCAAATGATGATGGAGAAGAAGATGCTGGACATGGAGAGCATGGCTGTGGAAATTGCCAAGCAGAAGAACGAGCTGATGCAGTACCAAGAAGTCAATGAGAAGAAAATTAACGAGATGATCTTGACCCTCAATGCTGAGAACGACGCGCTCAGGGCGAAGCTCAAGAAGCTGGAGGAAGAAAATGAAACTGCGCGGGGCAGTGTCGGGGCTTTGACCCAGGATCTGGACCGGCTGACTCTGGCCCACAGTCAGGTGCTGGTGGAAAACACGAAGCTTACTAACGACAAGCTGAGATTGGAGCAGGAGATGCGGAAAATGGAGACGAGGTACGACGCGAGTCTCAGGGGGTTGCAGGAGAAGTTTGAGAAAGAAATCGCAGAGTTGAGTTGCATGAATGAGACCCATCGGCAGAGGATGCAGGACCTCGAGGCTGCTAACAAGGAGTTGAGACGGAGGCTGGTTGTTGAGAGCAGCGACTCGGCACCGAGTTCCAGTGGAGTTTCTTCGGTACCGGAGGCCAAGTCTGATGACATTCTTCAAGAGTTTCATTCTTACagt aGTCACTACTGGCTGCCAATAAGCTATCCATCATCTGGTCGAAGTAAATCAAGTTGTTCACCAGATTTAGGTATCGAGAGTGACGCCGCCGTATCAATAAGACCATTAAAAGacacattaaaaattacagagtCAATGTCTAATTTACTAAGCGACGAAGAAGTTAATTGCAATAACCGAACACTGAGAGATCTAGACCGCGAAAGTCCGCTACATACTGAAG gtGGACTTAATTATA GTCTAGACGAAGTTGAAACACTGAAGCAAGAAAACGAAGCCTTGAAAAAACGTTTGATGAAAACGAGACGTGCGTTGGAGGACACATTTGAACATTTATCAGCTTCGaataagaacaaaaaaaatgtcgagAAAGCAATAACCAAGCAATTGATGATAACGaagagtattttaaaaaaaactagaacTTACGAAGAACCTtttgaaaagtaa
- the LOC130668284 gene encoding centrosomin isoform X2, with protein MFFGGSTFSYGRISPTSPTRSNNWTSVVSPFKNTQMPALPDISLNQSCINGTNSKSPGKAHPSGGRTMKDYEDQLSALQKENFQLKLRVFFLEERMGIVGLGTSDEDNIKKNIELQVENEALKKEIQEKQELLSQAARAFELHEEQKEEANRNQELYEQSLENERQRIEQLQRELEEYKEKMVDPSIYFNETLGITPESAIENKEKLLQMEELVESLEADVKQLTASLEEERSWGQELETERDDLRIRVEEEIRSREKLAADKDQDIESLREKIKELEEEAFKRESVAQQYKTELAEKERVIKEKILMLEEKSRACEELAAIADKRKKQVDQLRTSVKSRDDALVDSNNKYRTLLNQFENNRRLSPPGSPSTLEDLQSFRSSYRSSQILSPTRSCISPYDWDSAKERIKSPLSLSLSKSPSQSTVIDREIKDLKKQLEERDQELSKQEDAKKQLVLKLCNVQQSNEQTEKELQKLKTDHEKALTMIREFINRQHRLEEKQKHKEHKIAELQHELKKSSESSRTKKSGHVTVRRDLEYDLPDDSDSQSHQQRFEDMETKINDLRYEISSIKAEKSELEQQIHHESEELRQELGVKQQQIEVLMTERDQLATLLKEQQEKIAELQSESSALAHLEEIHSKSLEIDSLNRELSVKNAEIEEQNIKIEALARDLQVKTHNLQQLVNTELWSKNKEIAKLHNLTANSRQKLSLSPSSSSVTQDPGSQLDVLVKELNDLGIAVKFDNDSVQINYINNNNNDQSTDVKVLKEYVTKLIKQKSDLEKEVDSLTWFKLLSKPETSDTSLQIESRNAREYCELLRTHLKGLVKFMKEILKSTDYNEDDEHKKIIIDFLASSKILSEDLVHALEDVPLTLNDLCICQEGQELIKSQTEMIVEEIKHQGIHESAQSDSETFSEPDRIVSLARIGLQDVYPKVRGRLGHGKFSKSFSDSEDSLDYVPCHKTYQMDVNEAGSGNPVQVLQDTNNILRAELNDLKNELAKRADSAEDKLLPIISRLESSQSYCEKLYGLFEERERKNGQDGNYGKKDKRKMQMMMEKKMLDMESMAVEIAKQKNELMQYQEVNEKKINEMILTLNAENDALRAKLKKLEEENETARGSVGALTQDLDRLTLAHSQVLVENTKLTNDKLRLEQEMRKMETRYDASLRGLQEKFEKEIAELSCMNETHRQRMQDLEAANKELRRRLVVESSDSAPSSSGVSSVPEAKSDDILQEFHSYSSHYWLPISYPSSGRSKSSCSPDLGIESDAAVSIRPLKDTLKITESMSNLLSDEEVNCNNRTLRDLDRESPLHTEGLDEVETLKQENEALKKRLMKTRRALEDTFEHLSASNKNKKNVEKAITKQLMITKSILKKTRTYEEPFEK; from the exons atgttttttggtGGTAGTACATTTTCTTACGGACGTATCAGTCCAACATCACCCACTAGATCAAATAATTGGACTAGTGTCGTCAGTCCATTTAAAAA tacgCAGATGCCCGCATTGCCTGACATTTCGCTGAACCAATCATGTATAAATG gcacaaattcaaagtCGCCGGGCAAAGCCCATCCGTCTGGCGGCAGAACAATGAAAGATTATGAAGACCAGCTGAGTGCATTGCAgaaggaaaattttcaattgaaattacgggttttttttctcgaagaaCGGATGGGAATCGTCGGTCTCGGGACTTCGGATGAAGACaacatcaaaaaaaatatcgagcTACAG GTCGAAAATGAAGCGCTGAAGAAAGAAATCCAAGAGAAGCAAGAGCTTCTAAGTCAGGCAGCCAGAGCTTTTGAATTACATGAGGAGCAGAAAGAAGAAGCCAATCGGAATCAAGAATTGTACGAACAATCTCTGGAGAATGAGAGGCAACGAATAGAACAACTTCAAAGGG AATTGGAAgaatacaaagaaaaaatggTCGATCCGTCGATTTATTTCAACGAGACATTGGGAATTACTCCAGAGTCAGCTATCGAGAACAAGGAAAAATTACTGCAGATGGAGGAATTGGTCGAATCTCTTGAAGCtgat GTAAAACAATTAACGGCGAGTTTGGAAGAGGAGAGATCGTGGGGTCAAGAGTTAGAAACAGAGCGCGACGACTTGCGCATCAGGGTAGAAGAAGAAATAAGATCCCGTGAAAAACTAGCGGCGGACAAAGACCAAGACATTGAAAGCCTGCGtgagaaaataaaagagtTAGAAGAGGAGGCTTTCAAACGCGAGAGTGTCGCCCAGCAGTACAAGACCGAGCTTGCAGAAAAGGAACGtgtgataaaagaaaaaattcttatgcTCGAAGAAAAATCTCGCGCCTGCGAAGAACTCGCGGCCATCGCGGATAAACGCAAGAAACAAGTCGATCAATTGAGAACTTCTGTTAAATCACGCGACGACGCTCTCGTCGACTCTAATAACAAATATCGCACCCTACTCAATCAG TTTGAAAACAACCGTCGCCTATCACCGCCCGGTAGCCCGTCAACATTAGAAGATCTCCAGTCATTTAGATCCAGTTATCGATCAAGTCAAATCTTATCCCCAACAAGATCCTGTATCAGTCCATACGACTGGGACAGCGCCAAAGAAAGAATAAAATCACCGCTGTCGCTATCGCTATCGAAATCCCCATCCCAGTCGACTGTAATTGATAGAGAAATAAAGGATTTGAAAAAG cAATTAGAAGAACGTGACCAAGAGTTAAGTAAACAAGAAGATGCCAAGAAACAATTGGTCTTGAAGCTCTGCAATGTCCAGCAGTCAAACGAGCAGACGGAAAAAGAACTGCAGAAACTTAAAACCGATCACGAGAAAGCGCTGACGATGATCCGCGAGTTCATAAACCGGCAGCACCGGCTCGAGGAAAAACAAAAACACAAAGAGCACAAAATCGCCGAGCTGCAACACGAGCTGAAGAAAAGCTCCGAGTCCTCGAGGACTAAAAAGTCGGGTCACGTTACCGTCAGGAGAGATCTCGAGTACGATCTGCCCGACGACTCCGACAGCCAATCCCACCAG caaCGATTCGAGGATatggaaacaaaaataaatgatttgcgGTACGAGATATCCAGCATCAAAGCTGAAAAATCCGAGTTAGAGCAGCAGATTCACCATGAATCAGAG GAATTAAGACAAGAGCTCGGCGTGAAGCAGCAGCAAATAGAAGTTCTAATGACTGAGCGAGATCAATTGGCCACTTTGCTGAAAGAGCAGCAGGAAAAAATAGCCGAGCTGCAGAGCGAGTCGTCTGCTCTCGCTCACCTCGAAGAGATCCACAGCAAGAGCTTGGAAATAGACTCGCTTAACCGGGAGCTGTCAGTCAAGAACGCCGAGATCGAGGAGCAGAATATTAAAATCGAGGCACTGGCCCGCGACTTGCAGGTCAAGACCCACAACCTGCAGCAGCTGGTCAACACCGAGCTCTGGAGCAAGAACAAGGAAATCGCGAAGCTCCACAACCTGACTGCCAACTCCCGGCAAAAGCTGTCCCTCTCCCCGTCGTCTTCGTCGGTAACTCAGGACCCTGGGTCGCAGTTGGATGTCCTGGTAAAGGAACTAAATGACCTGGGGATCGCTGTCAAGTTCGACAACGACTcagtacaaataaattatataaataataataataatgaccaGTCGACGGACGTAAAAGTACTCAAGGAATACGTGACGAAattgataaaacaaaagtccGATTTGGAAAAAGAAGTCGACTCCCTCACGTGGTTCAAATTATTATCGAAGCCCGAGACCAGTGATACCAGTTTGCAAATCGAGTCGCGAAATGCTCGCGAGTACTGCGAATTACTTCGTACTCATTTGAAAGGTCtagttaaatttatgaaagaaATACTCAAGTCTACGGACTACAACGAGGACGACgagcacaaaaaaataataattgacttTCTTGCCAGTTCTAAAATACTCTCCGAGGACCTGGTGCACGCTCTAGAAGACGTTCCGCTGACTCTGAACGACCTGTGCATATGCCAAGAAGGCCAGGAGTTGATTAAAAGTCAAACCGAAATGATCGTCGAGGAAATAAAGCACCAGGGGATCCACGAGTCCGCGCAGAGCGACTCGGAAACTTTTTCAGAGCCCGACAGAATTGTTTCGCTGGCGAGAATCGGCCTGCAAGACGTCTATCCCAAAGTCAGAGGCAGGTTGGGACATGGTAAGTTCAGCAAGAGCTTCAGCGACTCCGAGGACTCGCTAGATTACGTTCCGTGTCACAAAACTTATCAGATGGATGTTAATGAAGCGGGAAGCGGGAACCCGGTCCAGGTCCTGCAGGATACGAATAACATTTTGCGGGCTGAGCTGAATGACCTGAAGAACGAGTTGGCGAAGAGGGCGGACAGTGCGGAGGATAAACTTCTGCCGATAATCAGCAGGCTGGAGAGCTCGCAGAGTTACTGCGAAAAATTGTACGGGTTGTTTGAGGAAAGGGAGAGAAAGAATGGGCAGGACGGTAACTATGGAAAGAAGGACAAGCGGAAGATGCAAATGATGATGGAGAAGAAGATGCTGGACATGGAGAGCATGGCTGTGGAAATTGCCAAGCAGAAGAACGAGCTGATGCAGTACCAAGAAGTCAATGAGAAGAAAATTAACGAGATGATCTTGACCCTCAATGCTGAGAACGACGCGCTCAGGGCGAAGCTCAAGAAGCTGGAGGAAGAAAATGAAACTGCGCGGGGCAGTGTCGGGGCTTTGACCCAGGATCTGGACCGGCTGACTCTGGCCCACAGTCAGGTGCTGGTGGAAAACACGAAGCTTACTAACGACAAGCTGAGATTGGAGCAGGAGATGCGGAAAATGGAGACGAGGTACGACGCGAGTCTCAGGGGGTTGCAGGAGAAGTTTGAGAAAGAAATCGCAGAGTTGAGTTGCATGAATGAGACCCATCGGCAGAGGATGCAGGACCTCGAGGCTGCTAACAAGGAGTTGAGACGGAGGCTGGTTGTTGAGAGCAGCGACTCGGCACCGAGTTCCAGTGGAGTTTCTTCGGTACCGGAGGCCAAGTCTGATGACATTCTTCAAGAGTTTCATTCTTACagt aGTCACTACTGGCTGCCAATAAGCTATCCATCATCTGGTCGAAGTAAATCAAGTTGTTCACCAGATTTAGGTATCGAGAGTGACGCCGCCGTATCAATAAGACCATTAAAAGacacattaaaaattacagagtCAATGTCTAATTTACTAAGCGACGAAGAAGTTAATTGCAATAACCGAACACTGAGAGATCTAGACCGCGAAAGTCCGCTACATACTGAAG GTCTAGACGAAGTTGAAACACTGAAGCAAGAAAACGAAGCCTTGAAAAAACGTTTGATGAAAACGAGACGTGCGTTGGAGGACACATTTGAACATTTATCAGCTTCGaataagaacaaaaaaaatgtcgagAAAGCAATAACCAAGCAATTGATGATAACGaagagtattttaaaaaaaactagaacTTACGAAGAACCTtttgaaaagtaa